In the Kaistella sp. 97-N-M2 genome, one interval contains:
- a CDS encoding glycogen synthase translates to MKIFNLSMECYPVAKVGGLADVVGALPKYLNKIEGVEASVIMPWYNKPFVHNHEFEVVFDGRIHQSVHMFQVQVMKEKSQSLGFDLYLVKIPGLLDRDNPYGYWDESQQFLAFQHGVLHWLSAMQIRPDILHCHDYHTGLVPFMIENCPEFNFLKGVKTIGTIHNGEYQGQMRWDMANYMPWFYGEQWGLLDWAGYINPLATMIKCCHAFNAVSDGYMHELFQSFRGLESLVQQEGAKAYGIINGIDTEVWDPKTDAFLDFNFTKENAFEGKRKNKKSLCEEYGLNPELPLFSFIGRFAGEKGADLLPEIVRKSIQETNGSLNIIILGSGEKYIENHLAELSSTFSNFALDLGYKEHLSHKIYASSDFLLMPSRVEPCGLNQMYAMRYGTVPIVRYIGGLRDTVEDISTGGSGINFGSATANDTVAAMHRALHIYHEPGLMEKLVQSNMNFNFSWENSAQKYLELYKR, encoded by the coding sequence ATGAAGATCTTTAACCTTTCCATGGAGTGCTACCCCGTTGCAAAAGTAGGTGGACTTGCCGATGTAGTGGGAGCATTACCCAAATATCTGAATAAAATCGAAGGCGTGGAAGCCAGTGTAATAATGCCTTGGTATAATAAACCCTTCGTGCACAACCACGAATTTGAGGTTGTTTTCGATGGTCGGATTCACCAAAGTGTGCATATGTTCCAGGTGCAGGTGATGAAGGAAAAAAGTCAGTCTTTGGGATTTGATTTGTATCTGGTTAAAATTCCGGGGCTTCTGGACCGTGATAACCCTTATGGATACTGGGACGAAAGTCAGCAGTTTCTGGCTTTTCAACATGGCGTTCTGCATTGGCTTTCCGCCATGCAAATTCGTCCGGATATTTTGCACTGTCACGATTATCACACGGGCTTGGTTCCTTTTATGATCGAAAACTGTCCCGAATTTAATTTTTTAAAAGGCGTAAAAACGATTGGTACCATTCACAACGGCGAATATCAGGGACAAATGCGTTGGGATATGGCGAATTATATGCCGTGGTTTTATGGCGAGCAGTGGGGTCTTTTAGATTGGGCGGGTTACATCAACCCTTTAGCAACCATGATCAAATGCTGTCACGCCTTTAACGCAGTTTCAGATGGTTATATGCACGAGCTTTTTCAGAGTTTCCGCGGTTTGGAAAGTCTTGTGCAACAGGAAGGCGCCAAAGCCTATGGAATTATTAACGGCATCGATACTGAAGTTTGGGATCCCAAAACCGATGCTTTTCTCGATTTTAATTTTACGAAAGAAAATGCCTTCGAAGGAAAGCGGAAGAATAAAAAGTCCCTCTGTGAAGAGTATGGCTTAAATCCCGAACTGCCCTTATTCAGTTTTATCGGCAGATTTGCCGGGGAGAAAGGGGCAGATTTACTTCCCGAAATTGTTCGCAAAAGCATTCAGGAAACCAACGGTTCCCTAAATATTATAATTTTGGGCTCGGGCGAAAAATACATCGAAAACCACTTGGCTGAACTCAGTTCCACTTTTTCAAATTTCGCTTTGGATCTGGGGTATAAAGAGCATTTGTCCCACAAAATTTATGCATCTTCAGATTTTCTCCTCATGCCTTCGCGAGTGGAGCCGTGTGGACTGAATCAAATGTATGCCATGCGGTACGGAACTGTTCCTATCGTGCGCTACATCGGAGGTTTGCGCGATACGGTAGAAGATATCTCTACCGGCGGAAGTGGTATTAATTTCGGAAGTGCCACCGCAAACGATACCGTAGCTGCAATGCACCGCGCCCTGCATATTTATCATGAACCTGGTTTGATGGAGAAACTCGTGCAATCCAATATGAATTTCAATTTTTCCTGGGAAAATTCCGCGCAAAAATATCTGGAATTGTATAAAAGGTGA
- a CDS encoding potassium channel family protein yields MLVPELRAFLREKRYRYLSITTLAVLIIGILGYRLLEGWSWLDCINYAVSIMVTTGNAEVYPHSEWGKVFNVFYMILSVLLILFFVNTLQQHFHESRQSGILRRKRHRKIIDKKMDDQTSTDE; encoded by the coding sequence ATGCTTGTACCAGAACTTCGCGCTTTTCTAAGAGAAAAAAGATACCGCTATCTCAGTATCACCACTTTGGCCGTTTTAATTATCGGTATTCTGGGCTATCGTCTGCTCGAGGGTTGGAGTTGGCTCGATTGTATCAACTACGCAGTATCAATAATGGTTACCACGGGCAATGCCGAAGTATATCCACATTCTGAGTGGGGAAAAGTATTCAACGTTTTTTACATGATTTTAAGTGTTCTGCTTATTTTGTTTTTCGTGAACACGTTGCAGCAGCATTTTCACGAAAGCAGACAATCTGGGATCTTAAGACGCAAACGTCACCGCAAAATCATCGACAAGAAGATGGATGACCAGACCAGCACCGACGAATAA
- a CDS encoding DMT family transporter: MEKKSIIKGVIFVALGASIFGMLATFVKLSYKDGYTTSEVTTAQFILGLLGLLILNVIQTKTSKKELATPTGKEIKILMLAGTSLGCTSLFYYLCVQYINVSIAIVLLMQSVWFSVVVESLISKKFPNARKVVATIIVLVGTLLATNLINLEVKLDWRGLFWGLMAAASFTATMFTSNTLVTHIPVLRKSFVMLSGGAVIVFIFLFFAQIGPLHFEALKSFYLNFTENTQHIRPFDFSILYTYGFILALFGTIIPPTLFNLGFPRTGLGLGSIISSLELPVSVTMAFILLGEKVVLIQWLGILFILLAIVLMNLPAKKKAISPGFVEVEK, translated from the coding sequence ATGGAGAAGAAAAGTATAATAAAAGGGGTCATTTTCGTTGCGCTCGGGGCAAGTATTTTTGGAATGTTGGCAACGTTTGTAAAATTGTCTTATAAAGACGGCTACACCACGTCGGAGGTCACTACGGCACAATTTATTTTAGGACTTCTGGGTTTGCTCATATTAAATGTGATCCAAACCAAAACTTCAAAAAAAGAACTCGCAACGCCCACTGGAAAGGAGATCAAAATATTAATGCTCGCGGGAACATCTTTGGGATGTACAAGTCTTTTCTATTATCTCTGCGTTCAGTATATCAATGTTTCCATCGCCATTGTTTTATTAATGCAGTCGGTTTGGTTCAGTGTGGTGGTCGAAAGTTTGATCTCAAAGAAATTTCCGAACGCCAGAAAAGTAGTTGCGACAATCATCGTTTTAGTAGGAACATTGTTGGCTACCAATCTCATCAATCTTGAGGTGAAGCTGGACTGGCGCGGACTGTTTTGGGGATTGATGGCCGCTGCATCTTTTACCGCCACCATGTTTACATCGAACACTTTGGTAACGCATATTCCCGTGTTGCGAAAAAGTTTCGTAATGCTTTCGGGCGGGGCCGTAATCGTGTTTATCTTCTTATTTTTTGCGCAGATCGGGCCTTTGCATTTTGAGGCTTTAAAAAGTTTTTACCTGAATTTCACGGAAAATACGCAACATATAAGACCGTTCGATTTTTCTATACTTTACACGTACGGTTTTATTCTGGCTCTCTTCGGAACCATCATTCCGCCTACGTTGTTTAACCTCGGATTTCCGAGAACAGGTTTGGGTTTGGGAAGCATTATTTCGTCCCTGGAGCTGCCCGTTTCGGTTACCATGGCCTTTATTTTACTGGGCGAAAAAGTGGTTTTAATTCAGTGGTTGGGAATCCTCTTCATTCTCTTAGCCATTGTTTTGATGAATTTGCCGGCGAAAAAAAAGGCGATCTCGCCCGGTTTTGTTGAGGTGGAAAAATAG
- a CDS encoding endonuclease/exonuclease/phosphatase family protein produces the protein MWEAYLSVVLLLLILTLLPKVPSTHWVFRVADFGKIQFNYITVVTFAAGFFLYDADFWWYTQGLLLAMIIFHTATLIRYTRYYPVKKIVRSGEKASQIIKIISANIYQFNKNYDQFIELIRKHEPDIFLTMESDHRWENALRVLEKEYPYQHKVTLDNTYGMHFYSKTKVTNAKTHFFVADDIPSIEVELLTKDGYKFVFFGIHPPPPSPTEEETSKERDGDLLSVAKRVQDLAHPVIVVGDFNNVAWSKSSVLFRKTSHLIDPRVGNAFVSTFHAKYRLLRFPIDLMFHSENIFIEELKTLENFGSDHLPVYCEFFIDHQNSAQVERTEEADAEEKAEAEEMITDGQKEVSDRETVATED, from the coding sequence ATGTGGGAAGCTTATCTGTCGGTGGTTTTGTTATTATTAATTCTTACCCTTTTGCCCAAGGTCCCAAGTACACACTGGGTTTTTCGGGTCGCCGATTTCGGTAAAATTCAATTTAATTATATAACGGTCGTCACATTTGCAGCAGGTTTTTTCCTTTATGACGCTGATTTCTGGTGGTACACGCAGGGACTTCTTCTGGCGATGATTATTTTTCATACTGCCACACTCATCAGATACACGCGCTATTATCCCGTTAAGAAGATTGTTCGGTCCGGCGAAAAAGCTTCGCAAATCATTAAAATCATCTCGGCGAACATTTATCAGTTCAACAAAAATTACGATCAATTTATTGAGCTGATCAGAAAACACGAACCGGATATTTTTTTAACGATGGAAAGCGATCATCGCTGGGAAAACGCGCTGCGTGTTTTAGAAAAAGAATATCCATATCAACACAAGGTTACGCTCGACAATACGTATGGGATGCATTTCTACTCAAAAACAAAAGTTACCAACGCAAAAACCCACTTTTTTGTCGCAGATGACATTCCGAGCATCGAAGTGGAACTGTTGACGAAGGACGGCTATAAATTCGTATTTTTTGGAATCCATCCGCCGCCGCCAAGCCCAACCGAAGAAGAAACCTCGAAAGAGCGAGACGGCGACCTGCTGAGCGTGGCAAAAAGAGTACAGGACCTCGCTCATCCTGTAATTGTAGTGGGGGATTTCAACAATGTGGCGTGGTCTAAATCATCGGTGCTGTTCCGAAAAACCAGTCATTTAATCGATCCACGCGTGGGCAATGCTTTTGTTTCTACTTTTCATGCGAAGTATCGCCTGTTGCGATTTCCAATTGATCTGATGTTTCACAGCGAAAATATTTTCATTGAAGAATTAAAAACGCTGGAGAATTTCGGGTCGGATCATCTTCCCGTTTACTGCGAATTTTTTATCGATCACCAAAATTCAGCGCAGGTAGAACGAACAGAGGAAGCCGATGCCGAAGAAAAAGCTGAAGCAGAAGAAATGATTACAGACGGACAAAAAGAAGTTTCCGACCGGGAAACGGTGGCAACGGAAGATTAA
- a CDS encoding L,D-transpeptidase: MRHQNQRIPFLSLSIAFFSLSIIIHCKKDAGARRENVGTSKKDSVLAAKKDSAQAEAQKPKINYSEFIFPAKKKDSAMAVFNDKFSAEERYTILALNRLDSKNKWRADTLAVPDKIDTTLMMYSPFPTHLDILDEVHKIVLFSYPIQAYALYEKGKLVKWGPTSLGKKNAQTKRGLMFANWKKELAISTVDSDWKLPYNFNIHNTLGIGWHQYDLPGFPASHSCLRLLEDDAKFLYKWADQWTLNKGGASVKANGTPVIVYGDYNWGGKKPWKNLVQDPKANDISIDDLNGIIKPDLSKILEEQKKTDEVKTQLATASEAGRPAA, encoded by the coding sequence ATGCGCCATCAGAATCAAAGAATTCCTTTTTTAAGTTTATCAATTGCTTTCTTTTCTTTATCGATTATTATTCACTGTAAAAAAGATGCCGGCGCAAGACGAGAAAATGTCGGTACATCGAAAAAAGATTCTGTATTGGCCGCGAAAAAAGACTCTGCCCAAGCGGAAGCACAGAAGCCAAAGATCAACTATTCTGAATTTATATTTCCCGCGAAAAAGAAAGATTCGGCCATGGCGGTTTTCAACGATAAATTTTCCGCTGAAGAACGCTACACCATTTTGGCCTTGAACCGCCTGGATTCCAAAAATAAATGGCGTGCAGACACCCTGGCGGTTCCGGATAAAATAGATACGACATTAATGATGTATTCGCCGTTTCCCACGCATCTTGATATTTTAGATGAGGTTCATAAAATCGTTTTGTTTTCATATCCCATTCAGGCCTACGCGCTTTACGAAAAGGGAAAGCTTGTAAAATGGGGCCCAACGAGTTTAGGAAAGAAAAACGCACAAACAAAACGTGGATTAATGTTTGCGAACTGGAAGAAAGAACTTGCCATTTCTACCGTAGACAGCGACTGGAAGCTGCCATACAATTTCAACATTCACAATACCTTGGGCATTGGGTGGCACCAGTATGATTTACCGGGTTTTCCCGCCTCGCATTCGTGTTTACGACTTTTGGAAGATGATGCTAAATTTCTCTACAAATGGGCAGATCAATGGACGTTAAATAAAGGCGGCGCCTCTGTGAAAGCCAACGGAACACCGGTGATTGTTTATGGCGATTATAATTGGGGCGGCAAAAAACCCTGGAAAAACCTTGTTCAGGATCCGAAAGCTAACGATATTTCGATTGATGATTTAAACGGCATCATTAAACCCGATCTTTCCAAAATTCTGGAAGAACAAAAGAAAACCGATGAAGTGAAAACTCAGTTAGCCACCGCATCCGAAGCGGGACGACCTGCCGCGTAA